The DNA window TCCTGCCTACCGTGCTCGGGCCGGCGCGGAGCCACGACCGCCAAGCGACGTGACGTCAACCACGTCCACCACGAGGTACAGGTAGCCACTCTCGACGCTGACCGGGAACGTCTCGACGGCGTACGGTCCCTTGACCATGCCCGGCGCGGGGGCGTCCGGATCCTCGGCTGGCAGGACGGCATCTGGACCGTCGGTGTGCGCCGCGCGGGTGCCCGGCTCGTTGGCCTCGGTCGGCGTCGGGTTGGCCGTCACGATCATCCGGTTCTTGACCCGGTCCGGGGTGGCAACCGGCACGTCCGGTGTGACTGCCTCGGGCTTCTCGACGTTGACGACGTAGGAGCGCACGCGCAGCCGCTTTGGATCGCACCAGGACTGGCCAGTCCGAACGCTGAACTCCCAGCCGTGCTGGATGCAGGCGAGGATGTCCTTGGTCTCGTTGTACTCGAAGGTGCCCGGCGTGTCGGACTTGAGCGCACCCCAGAGCTTGCCCTCGCAGAGCGGAGCGCCCTGGTGTGGGCATCGATTGCGGATGGCGAAGAACTCGCCGCCCACGTTGAACACGCCAATCGACCGTCCGGCGACCCGCACGATCTTGCGGCTGCCAGGGGGGATCTCTTCCGACTTGCCGACCACGAACTTCATTGCATCATCCTGAGCGGGGGTTCTGGGTGCTGAGTTTCAGGTTTCGGGGAGGTGAGGTACACCGAAACCTGAAGACGTGCATCGTGTGAGACGTCATCCTGAGCGGAGCGAAGGATCTCCCAACCATGACGGTCAGCGGGTGAGGTCCTTCGCTGCGCTCAGGATGACATGGGGTGTGCGGGGGTGACACTGGGGGTGTGCG is part of the Chloroflexota bacterium genome and encodes:
- a CDS encoding Rieske (2Fe-2S) protein, whose protein sequence is MKFVVGKSEEIPPGSRKIVRVAGRSIGVFNVGGEFFAIRNRCPHQGAPLCEGKLWGALKSDTPGTFEYNETKDILACIQHGWEFSVRTGQSWCDPKRLRVRSYVVNVEKPEAVTPDVPVATPDRVKNRMIVTANPTPTEANEPGTRAAHTDGPDAVLPAEDPDAPAPGMVKGPYAVETFPVSVESGYLYLVVDVVDVTSLGGRGSAPARAR